The nucleotide sequence AAGCGGCGCGACGTCCTCGGCGGCTTCGACGGCGCCGACCGCGAGCGTTTGCGCGTCGATGCCGATCTCGCCCAACTCTTGGACGAGCCATGGCGCGACCGCGACGTTGTCGTAACCGTGGCGTTTGGTGATGGCAAGGTCGAACGGGTTTTGCGCGGCGATGGTGACGTCGCTTCCCGCCCACACGACGACGATCGGAATGCCGAACGCGTGCGCGGCCTCGGCTAACGCGACGCTGGGTCCCGGACCGCCGAACGAGATGAGCACGTCGGATTTGCGCAACGCCCACAGCGCCGCAAGAACGCCGCGCCGCGTGCTCGGAAACGCGCGAATCTGCCAATGCGTCGAATGCTCGTTGAGCACCCGCGCCAAGTATTTGGCGTGGTAATCGAATCCGACGACGATCGCGCGCCGGGTCGGGGTCATTGATGCCGCCTCGTCAATGCGACGAGCTCGTTCTCATCTAAGGGGCCGACGTGAATCGTTTTCACGACGTTATCGGAGCCGACCAGAATCGTCGTTGGAATGACTCGAGCGTCGAGCGACAGAGGGCTCCATCGATTGGGATCGACGTAGGTGGGATACGCAACGCCGAACGATTGCACGAAGCGAGCCACGCTTTGCGCCGGCTCGGCCTGATCGACCCCGACGATGTCGATGCCCTCGCGGCGTAACCGCGGCGCGACCGATGTAAGGAAGGGAGTTTCGTCTTGGCACGGCACGCACCACGTCGCGAAGATATTGATCAGCAAGCGGCGGCCCGGCTGCACGCGAATAGCTTGGATCGAGCCGTCGAGTGTCGTCAGGTGCAGCGTGCCGAGCGGCTGGCCGGCGGCGATCGCTCGCGGAGGCGAGAGAACGCCTAATCGGTATGCGACGCGCCTCGCCGCCGAGCGCAGCCCTGGTGACGCGATCACGGCAACGAGAACCAACAAGGCGGCGACAAGCGCGCCGCCACGTGCACGACTCGCGTTCATACTGCGGTTGTACCAGACAAGCGCCAGAGGGTGCGTGGCCCAACCTTCCCGGCAGAGTCAGGACTCCTGCACTAAGGTCTACCGGCCGCCGGACGTTCGCGGTCGGTCGCCATCCGCTTTAGGATGGTAGCATGCGCACGCGCAACATTATTCCCGTCATCGCCGTCGCCGTGCTGGCGGCGGTCTGCGCCTCCTCCGGAGCAGGCGCTCAAACATATCCGAGCGAGAGTCCCTCGCCCGGTGCCTCGGTCACCCCCTCGCCCTTACCGGGCGCGGTGGCCCCGGTGCACGCTTCGAACACTGCGATCAGCAGTCGCCGGACGATCATTCATCCCGGCGACCAGCTGAGCGTTCAGGTGTTCGGCGATCAGAGTCTGACGCAGAGTACGATGGTACTCTCCGACGGCACCGTGGATTATCCGCTTATCGGAAAGGTGAAGCTCGGCGGAAAGACGCCGAACCAAGCGGCGGACGTCCTCGCTTCGCACTTTCACGAGTTCGTGCGTCATCCGGTCGTGACCGTTTCGATCACGCAGCTCGCGCAACCGGACGTGCTCGTCTTGGGCGACGTCAAGACTCCCGGTAAGTACAATCTTCCGTCGGACGGACGACTGACCGACGCGATAGCGGCGGCGGGCGGTCTCGCCAACACCAACGGCGCGTTCCCCGACGCGCGCGTTGCCGACGCCGACGGGCGGGTTACGAACGTCTCGCTGCAAGGCCTGTTGCAGAACGGTCAAACCTCGCTCGATATGACCCTTGAGGAAGGCGACGTCGTTTATGTCCCCGGCCCCATTCAAATGAACGTCGATGTGAGCGGAGCGGTCGATCGTCCCGGCGAGATTCAAGTCAACGAAGGCGATCATCTCTCTGCGGCAATCGCAAAAGCCGGCGACAGTACGAACGCGCATTCCGATCT is from Candidatus Baltobacteraceae bacterium and encodes:
- a CDS encoding TlpA disulfide reductase family protein — translated: MNASRARGGALVAALLVLVAVIASPGLRSAARRVAYRLGVLSPPRAIAAGQPLGTLHLTTLDGSIQAIRVQPGRRLLINIFATWCVPCQDETPFLTSVAPRLRREGIDIVGVDQAEPAQSVARFVQSFGVAYPTYVDPNRWSPLSLDARVIPTTILVGSDNVVKTIHVGPLDENELVALTRRHQ
- a CDS encoding polysaccharide biosynthesis/export family protein, yielding MRTRNIIPVIAVAVLAAVCASSGAGAQTYPSESPSPGASVTPSPLPGAVAPVHASNTAISSRRTIIHPGDQLSVQVFGDQSLTQSTMVLSDGTVDYPLIGKVKLGGKTPNQAADVLASHFHEFVRHPVVTVSITQLAQPDVLVLGDVKTPGKYNLPSDGRLTDAIAAAGGLANTNGAFPDARVADADGRVTNVSLQGLLQNGQTSLDMTLEEGDVVYVPGPIQMNVDVSGAVDRPGEIQVNEGDHLSAAIAKAGDSTNAHSDLNHIRLIHTEPDGKQTTREINLYDALKNGDISADPKLQKGDQVYVPEAYQHRTDFGTGLLYLLTRIIP